The following are encoded together in the Pontibacter liquoris genome:
- the atpG gene encoding ATP synthase F1 subunit gamma, translated as MASLKEVRSRITSVSSTQQITKAMKMVSAAKLRRAQDSILRMRPYAQRLGGILANLSTLTEGAVENQFSQEREPNKVLLLVVTSDRGLAGAFNSNIVKTVTALINDKYSRQFAAGNVTFLTIGKKGFDTLRKREGYNIIGDYTTTFANLSFDTVRLAAERAMDGFVNREFDRVDIVYNEFKNVATQIIRTEQFLPIEEKQIERNGSAALAADYTFEPSKEEIIRELIPKSLKIQVYKAVLESKASEEGARMTAMDKATENAGELLKQLKLTYNRTRQAAITKEILEIVGGAEALAAK; from the coding sequence ATGGCAAGTTTAAAAGAGGTTAGAAGCCGCATTACATCCGTATCGTCTACACAGCAGATCACGAAAGCCATGAAAATGGTGTCGGCTGCTAAGCTGCGACGGGCACAGGATAGCATTCTGCGCATGCGCCCTTATGCGCAGCGCCTGGGAGGTATCCTGGCCAATTTGTCGACGCTTACGGAAGGAGCTGTTGAAAATCAGTTCTCACAGGAGCGGGAGCCAAATAAAGTGTTGCTGCTGGTCGTAACCTCTGACCGTGGTCTGGCGGGTGCCTTTAACTCAAACATCGTGAAAACGGTTACCGCCCTGATCAACGATAAGTATAGTCGCCAGTTTGCAGCAGGCAACGTAACGTTCCTGACCATTGGCAAAAAAGGCTTTGATACGCTGCGCAAGCGCGAAGGCTACAACATCATCGGCGATTATACGACTACGTTTGCCAACCTGTCGTTTGATACGGTGCGCCTGGCAGCGGAACGGGCCATGGACGGTTTCGTGAACAGGGAGTTTGACCGGGTGGATATTGTGTACAACGAGTTCAAGAACGTTGCTACGCAGATCATCCGTACCGAGCAGTTTCTGCCGATCGAAGAAAAGCAGATCGAACGCAACGGCTCTGCCGCACTGGCTGCCGACTATACCTTCGAGCCTTCTAAGGAGGAGATCATCCGCGAGCTGATCCCCAAATCGCTGAAGATACAGGTATACAAAGCCGTGCTTGAGTCGAAAGCATCTGAAGAAGGTGCCCGTATGACAGCCATGGATAAAGCAACTGAAAATGCTGGCGAGCTGCTCAAACAGCTGAAGCTGACGTACAACAGAACGCGTCAGGCAGCCATTACCAAGGAGATCCTCGAGATCGTGGGTGGTGCCGAAGCGCTGGCTGCTAAGTAA